The DNA window ttccttccttccttcctttgttcccttcctcccttccctccttccttccctccttccttccctcatccttccttccttccttccttccttccttccttccttccttccttccttccctcatccttccttccttccttccttccttccttccttccttccttccttcctcccttcctcccttccttccttccttccttttttccttcattccttcctccctcctttccctccctcatccttccttccttccttccttccttccttccttccttccctccttccttccctcatccttccttccttccttccttccttccttccttccttccctccttccttccctcatccttccttccttccttccttccttccttccctccttccttccctcatccttccttccttccttccttccttgcttccttccttccttccttccttcctcccttccttccttcccctccttccctccttccttccttccttcccctccttccttccttccttccttccttccttcgttccttccctccctccctcgatccttccttccttccttccttttttccttcctttctttcctccttccttccttccttccttcctttcctccttccttccctcatccttccttccttccttccttccttttttccttccttccttcctccctcctttccctccctcatccttccttccttccttccttccttccttccttccttctctcctttttttccttccttccctccttcctttctttccttcttttatATCTTCTGTTCATTATGTGCATATTGTGCTGactgttttttcttctgttcaaATCAAGTTTAACACTAACAAAAATAAATCCTTATTACATATGTTGTTTAATTGTCTCAGGCAAATTTCAAATTATCTTAAAACATTTGTGAAATTCAGATCAAGCGCAAGGAGACCAAAGGCCTTCCCATCATTCATCATCACAAGTACGTCAGCAGGCTGCCACTCAGCCATCGCTTTGCCATGCGCAAGTTCCACGGTGTTCTGCGGTTTCTGCGAACTGATGGCGTCATCTCTATGAACCAGGTGGTGGCGCCAGACAAGATCTCACCTGAGGCAGCCAGCCTGGTGCACCATCCAGATTACATTCACAGGTTTTTCTCTGGACAGACAACTCCGCAGGAACAGAAAATGACAGGCTTTCCATGGACTGAGTGTTTGGTGGACAGGTGTCGTTATGAAACAGGTCACTTTTCTGTCGTTATGAAACAGGTCACTTTTCTGTCGTTATGAAACAGGTCACTTTTCTGTCGTTATGAAACAGGTCACTTTTCTGTCGTTATGAAACAGGTCACTTTTCTGTCGTTATGAAACAGGTCACTTTTCAAAGAAACAAAGGTGCCTAAGCGCTCTAGTTAAACCTGCCCTGACGACCACCTTTTAATGAGGACTACATGCCCTTTtgcgaccaccccaaaggatccccaaTGAAGTTTTTCCCTGTATAATTTACgttttccgaaaataactctgtcaggatttacaagtgttgtggaagagttgcgtcTGGCTCTTTTGGTCCAAACAGGAAACACATGGTCGACTGGCTCTTTTGGTCCAAACAGGAAACACATGGTCGACTGGCTCTTTTGGTACAAACAGGAAACACATGGTCGACTGGCTCTTTTGGTACAAACAGGAAACACATGGTCGACTGGCTCTTTTGGTACAAACAGGAAACACATGGTTGACTGGCTCTTTTGGTACAAACAGGAAACACATGGTCGACTGGCTCTTTTGGTACAAACAGGAAACACATGGTTGACTGGCTCTTTTGGTACAAACAGGAAACACATGGTTGACTGGCTCTTTTTGTACAAACAGGAAACACATGGTCGACTGGCTCTTTTGGTACAAACAGGAAACACATGGTTGACTGGCTCTTTTGGTACAAACAGGAAACACATGGTTGACTGGCTCTTTTGGTACAAACAGGAAACACATGGTCGACTGGCTCTTTTGGTACAAACAGGAAACACATGGTCGACTGGCTCTTTTGGTACAAACAGGAAACACATGGTCGACTGGCTCTTTTGGTACAAACAGGAAACACATGGTCGACTGGCTCTTTTGGTACAAACAGGAAACACATGGTCGTCTGGCTCTTTTGGTACAAACAGGAAACACATGGTCGACTGGCTCTTTTGGTACAAACAGGAAACACATGGTCGACTGGCTCTTTTGGTACAAACTGGAAACACATGGTCGTCTGGCTCTTTTGGTACAAACAGGAAACACATGGTCGACTGGCTCTTTTGGTACAAACAGGAAACACATGGTTGACTGGCTCTTTTGGTACAAACAGGAAACACATGGTTGACTGGCTCTTTTGGTACAAACAGGAAACACATGGTCGACTGGCTCTTTTGGTACAAACAGGAAACACATGGTTGACTGGCTCTTTTGGTACAAACAGGAAACACATGGTTGACTGGCTCTTTTGGTACAAACAGGAAACACATGGTTGACTGGCTCTTTTGGTACAAACAGGAAACACATGGTTGACTGGCTCTTTTGGTACAAACAGGAAACACATGGTCGACTGGCTCTTTTGGTACAAACAGGAAACACATGGTCGACTGGCTCTTTTGGTACAAACAGGAAACACATGGTCGACTGGCTCTTTTGGTACAAACAGGAAACACATGGTCGACTGGCTCTTTTGGTACAAACAGGAAACACATGGTCGACTGGCTCTTTTGGTACAAACAGGAAACACATGGTCGACTCGTTAAAAAAACGATCGCTGCGAATATCTGACTCCAATGTGTAGGTTTTGCATTTTGTAAagtttgaaattgacagagTTGCTATCCATGCCacaggagaaaaacaaacatgatgcacttctctttttgtttgttttgtaaacATACTTTATTGTACAGGTGGAacgttgtttgttttgtaaacATACTTTATTGTACAGGTGGAacgttgtttgttttgtaaacATACTTTATTGTACAGGTGGAacgttgtttgttttgtaaacATACTTTATTGTACAGGTGGAacgttgtttgttttgtaaacATACTTTATTGTACAGGTGGAACGTTGCTTGCTGCCCAGATAGCCCTGGAGAGGGGTTTGGCTTGCAGCACTGGAGGAGGTACTCACCACGCCTACCCAGGGTACGGTTCAGGCTACTGCCTCATCAACGATATGGCCGTGGCCGCTGCAGCCCTGCTGCACTCCAACACCGTACAGAGAGTGCTCATCGTCGACCTGGATGTGCATCAGGTAAGTTCAGGTGTACACTCGGGTTGATAAGTCTGGGACACAGGTCAGTGTGTGTTCTCAGAGTCAGCATCTGTGAAGCTCATGCCCAGCACTATATCGATGTCATCATGGAATTTTGGCATAACTCGATTATTGGCAATTTTGAATTCTTTTTAGCTTTAAATGAAGTATATTATTCTCATGAAAATATACTCTTAAATACGATTGACAATGTaggatttaacattcttttatcaatGTATTCATACCAGGTACTAATATAAACagtatttcataataaaaataatcagttttggccttctgctgaaaaCTTTTCTAAaatgagttacgccaaaattcaaTGACGACGTCGATATACTGCCCTGAAGAACTAGGCAAGACTCTGATGGTAAATTGGATGACGACGTCGATATACTGCCCTGAAGAACTAGGCGAGACCCTGATGGTAAATTGGATGACGACGTCGATATACTGCCCTGAAGAACCAGGCAAGACCCTGATGGTAAATTGGATGACGACGTCGATATACTGCCCTGAAGAACTAGACAAGACCCTGATGGTAAAGTGGATGACGACGTCGATATACTGCCCTGAAGAACTAGGCAAGACCCTGATGGTAAATTGGATGACGACGTCGATATACTGCCCTGAAGAACGAGGCGAGACCCTGATGGTAAATTGGATGACGACGTCGATATACTGCCCTGAAGAACCAGGCAAGACCCTGATGGTAAATTGGATGACGACGTCGATATACTGCCCTGAAGAACTAGGCAAGACCCTGATGGTAAAGTGGATGACGACGTCGATATACTGCCCTGAAGAACTAGGCAAGACCCTGATGGTAAATTGGATGACGACGTCGATATACTGCCCTGAAGAACTAGGCAAGACCCTGATGGTAAATTGGATGACGACGTCGATATACTGCCCTGAAGAACTAGGCGAGACCCTGATGGTAAATTGGATGACGACGTCGATATACTGCCCTGAAGAACTAGGCGAGACCCTGATGGTAAATTGGATGACGACGTCGATATACTGCCCTGAAGAACTAGGCGAGACCCTGATGGTAAATTGGATGATGTACACAGTGTCGTTCTAGGGCCTCGGTCTTCATTCACTGATGCATTCTTTTTTTGATCTGACGCATTGGTCTGACCTCGCTGGCAGGTTGTCCGTTTAATATTGGTTTTTTTAGTACACGGTCCATCATTTTTTATGCTTGGACGCTGTGTCTCATACCTATTTTTTTCTGCAGGGTGACGGGACAGCCTTGATATTTGACGAAGACAACAGAGTGTTCACATTTTCTATGCATTGTCAGAACAATTTCCCGTCCAAGAAACAGACGAGCGACCTTGACATTGGGTTGAGTGTTGGCACCGAGGTGAGGAAAGCAAgaatgataatttatttttgcATCACAGCGTTCAAGAATTCATGAAGAGAAAATTCTTAAAGGCTTATAGTTGCGAATTTTGCATATAAAGAAAAAATGTGTACAATTGAATTCATTCTTCAGCCACAAACTTATCCTCCTAATTTGATTCGTTATGATCGAATAATATTAATTTCCATTGTGTACGCTTTGATGTTTACAATTACTACTATCAAGACTCATATTTTAACATAATTAAAAGTGACCTTGAAACGTCCTCAGCCTTATCATGCCCTTCAGTCATTCTATTCTCCTCTGTGTCGCTTGCACTAGGACTGGGAGTACATGCAGCTGTTGGAAGGTCACCTGCCCTGGATTGTGGACACCTTCAGGCCTGACCTTGTCCTGTATGACGCTG is part of the Littorina saxatilis isolate snail1 linkage group LG6, US_GU_Lsax_2.0, whole genome shotgun sequence genome and encodes:
- the LOC138969583 gene encoding uncharacterized protein SYNPCC7002_A1628-like, with translation MVCRCHLRLVCRFAQSSQNIPQQTLSLIRRYTGSLSHDQSSPDPAGLSGFLEKIKRKETKGLPIIHHHKYVSRLPLSHRFAMRKFHGVLRFLRTDGVISMNQVVAPDKISPEAASLVHHPDYIHRFFSGQTTPQEQKMTGFPWTECLVDRCRYETGGTLLAAQIALERGLACSTGGGTHHAYPGYGSGYCLINDMAVAAAALLHSNTVQRVLIVDLDVHQGDGTALIFDEDNRVFTFSMHCQNNFPSKKQTSDLDIGLSVGTEDWEYMQLLEGHLPWIVDTFRPDLVLYDAGVDPHARDELGRLRLTDQGLFDRDYYVLKLMASRGVPCATVIGGGYCRNLDELSLRHTLVHRAATKVWNEQAL